One stretch of Armigeres subalbatus isolate Guangzhou_Male chromosome 2, GZ_Asu_2, whole genome shotgun sequence DNA includes these proteins:
- the LOC134211883 gene encoding uncharacterized protein LOC134211883 produces the protein MKELADGTPITVSWDTKRNTSRAVVVCRELAIDTEDDIRTNLSTQGVTEVKHISRMSDDKKTKFNTGVVILTFSQPSPPEKLKIGYRVCRTEKYYPRPTQCYRCYEYQHISKFCKKEERCRTCGEKAHLESDECSKEIKCINCDDNHISTSKACPIFRQEQQIIKIKTDKNISYTAARKQLINNNEKPSYAKVTGDVQTIVENARKQWEKELEEKMSFISEKMKVISERMEALNEKEANIKNWYNYLKYKEKNLKITEEKMQKDIEEMKTHCGKLTNELQKKDELIEKLTKNIESQTQKTITTKDKHGKKIKCDKPIESSPDRETREGTPRRKSNRINNKNNNKQRKTDSSDMETEELNDDN, from the coding sequence ATGAAGGAATTGGCAGATGGAACACCGATCACCGTCAGCTGGGATACCAAACGGAATACGTCCCGCGCTGTCGTTGTCTGTCGGGAGCTCGCAATCGATACTGAAGACGATATAAGAACAAACCTAAGCACACAAGGTGTGACTGAAGTTAAACATATCAGCAGAATGAGCGACGATAAAAAAACGAAATTCAACACCGGAGTCGTGATCCTCACGTTCTCCCAGCCTTCACCGCCAGAAAAACTGAAAATTGGATACCGCGTCTGCAGAACCGAAAAGTACTACCCCCGACCAACGCAATGCTACCGGTGTTACGAGTATCAGCACATTAGTAAATTTTGCAAAAAAGAAGAACGCTGCCGAACCTGCGGCGAAAAGGCACACCTGGAAAGTGATGAATGCTCAAAAGAAATAAAGTGCATAAACTGCGACGATAATCATATCTCGACCAGCAAGGCATGTCCAATTTTCAGACAAGAGCAgcaaataatcaaaataaaaacgGATAAAAACATCTCATACACCGCAGCCCGAAAACAACTTATCAACAACAACGAAAAACCAAGTTACGCAAAAGTTACAGGCGATGTCCAAACCATCGTCGAAAATGCAAGAAAACAGTGGGAAAAGGAGCTGGAGGAGAAAATGAGCTTTATCTCGGAAAAAATGAAAGTTATTTCGGAACGAATGGAAGCGCTTAACGAAAAAGAAGCAAATATTAAAAACTGGTATAACTACCTCAAATATAAAGAAAAGAATTTAAAGATCACTGAAGAGAAAATGCAAAAAGATATCGAAGAAATGAAAACGCACTGTGGCAAGCTAACAAACGAGCTGCAGAAAAAGGATGAATTAATAGAAAAACTAACAAAAAACATTGAGTCGCAGACCCAGAAAACGATCACAACTAAAGACAaacatggaaaaaaaattaaatgtgacAAACCGATCGAATCATCTCCCGACAGAGAAACCAGAGAAGGCACACCAAGAAGGAAAAGCAACCgaataaacaacaaaaacaacaacaaacaaaGAAAAACGGATTCCTCAGACATGGAAACAGAGGAATTAAACGACGATAACTGA